The sequence TTCCGAACGGTGATGTCATATTCGAACCCTTGCGCTAACGGGTGCACTCGACGAGCGTATTTCTCGAGCCCCTCAATTCTTTACCAAGGCTTCCCGACCGGCATCGACAACACACGCGACAATGTGAGAGCGATCAACGCTACGGCCGATGTTATCGCAAACTATCGCTACAGCGGCTCGAGCATAACGCTGGTAAACTTCGCCAACGGCGGCTTCTTGCCCCGCGGAATTGCCCGGCCGGTAACCTGGAAAACGAACAATCTCGGTGGCAATGTTCGCATTGAAATTTCGCGAAACGAGGGCCTTAATTGGACCACGGTAGTCGCAAATACGCCGAATGACGGCAATGAACCGATCGCGATCTGGGGCGGAGCAAGCCGGCGAGCTTGGCTGCGGGTTGTGAGCATTGATTCGCCTACGGTTTCGGACACATCGACCGGCTCGGTCTATCTTCGCTAAGCCGGTCACTTTTGAATTAGCTACTGATAATGAGTAAATCTGAAAATCGCCTCCGAGCTCTTACCGATGAATACCTGCAGCTTGAGGAAAAGCTCAAGCAGGGCGGCGGGCCGGAGAAGGTTGCGAAAATTCACAAACAAGGGAAGCTGACCGCCCGCGAGCGCATCGAGCTTTTGCTCGATAAGGACACCTACGCGCAGGAGATCGGCCTTCTGGTCGCCTATGACGAATATGGCGGGCAGGCTCCGGCCGCGGCTGTTGTTACCGTCGTTGGAAAGATACGAGGCCGTGAGTGCGTCGTCGTCGCCAACGACGCGACGATCAAAGCAGGTGCTTGGTATCCGGAGACGATCAAAAAGATACTCCGCGCACAGGAGATCGCGATGCGGAACCGCGTCCCGATCATCTATCTCGTCGATTCGGCCGGCGTAAATTTGCCATATCAAGGCGGCGTCTTCCCGGGACAATACGGTGCGGCCCGCATCTTCTATTACAACTCGATAATGCGGCGCTATCTAAAGGTGCCGCAGATCGCGGCCGTTATGGGAATGTGCGTCGCCGGCGGAGCTTATCTGCCCGCACTCAGCGACGTGATACTGATGGTCGAGGGCACTTCCTTTATGGGCCTCGGCGGTGCAAATTTGGTCAAAGGTGCGACCGGCCAGACCATCGACAATGAAACTCTCGGCGGGGCGATGACGCACAACGCCATGTCCGGCGTCGCCCATTACCGCACAAAAGACGAGGATGAATGCATCACCAAGATCCGCGACCTCGTCGCCGAAATGCCCGCCAAAGATCCGACGCGTGTTTCGATCGAAGAAAGCCGTGAGCCCTTAGCCGTAAGCGATAAGCTTTATGAAATACTGCCTGAAGATCATCGAGCTCCATACGACATGCAGGCCGTGCTCGAAACTTTTCTCGACGAGGGCGGTATAGATGAATTTCAGGCAGATTTCGCAAAAGAGATGATCTGCGGTACTGCGCGGATCGGCGGCATTCTGGTTGGCGTTATTGCAAACAGCCGCGGGATGTCGAAAGGCAAGCCGGGCGAGCCGCCTCGTTTTGGCGGGATAGTTTACACCGAATCGGCGGAAAAGACGGCGTATTTCATCGAGAACTGCGACCGCCACGGCACGCCGCTTTTGTTTGTCCAAGATGTGTCGGGCTTTATGGTCGGCGCCGATGCCGAGCACTCGGGCATCATCCGTGCGGGAGCCCGTTTCGTCGAGGCAATGGCGACCGCCCGCGTGCCGAAGATTGTTTTGACCATCAACCACGCCTCGGGTGCGGGTTATTATGCGATGGCCGGCCAGGGCTTTGACCCCGACTTCATCTTCTCGCTGCCGACCGGGCGAATGGGCGTGATGGAAGGCGACAGCGCCGTTCAGGCGATCTTTGGAACACAACTCGATAAGCTCAAGGCGGCCGGCGAAACGCCCTCGGCCGAACTAGAAGCCGAGATGCAAAAGGTTCGCGAAACCTACGACCGCGAGCTCGACGCCAAGCACGCCGCCGCCCGTGGCCTTGTCGATGCGATCATCACGCCCGAAGACCTCCGTCCGGCATTGCTTCTCGCACTCCAAACGACCCTGAACACATCAACGCCGCACATCGGCGCGTTTGTCCTTCCGACGATATAAAAGAGCGTGAATTATTTGATCGGGGGCTCAATTATGATTGTGCTCGTGTAATCGTATTCAGTAGTGGTTCGGTATTTACTTGGTGGAATTGTGTCTTCGCTGGTCATGCGCAGGAGCATTCCGTCCTCACGGTACCAGTACTCTTCGACGAACGTCCTTACGAATTTTCTTTCGGCAATCGACGATGTCGTCTTTATGCTTTTCGTGTACCGGTCTGCCTTTTGACCGTTGATTCGATGTTTTCCCAAATAAAGGTACTCGATTTCGATCTTCGGCGGAGGACCTAGGGTGCCGGTGCCGCGACCGCCCGCAACCGCCGAACCGCGGCCAGAGGAAACTTCCACTTTCCGCCATCCGTCATCATTTTGGCGGGCGTAAACATTACCACCGATCCTGATCGTTTCCGACTTCGTTTCAACACCTTTTGATGTTCGGCTAACCGCAATTCGCATTGCTCCATCCGGACCGTGGTCGTAAACCGTACGGCTACTGTCTCCTGGCGCATATCCTTCGGTCGTAACGGTCACACGCATCGGGAGACCGGCCCTTAATCGTGATGCAGTGCTGATCTTGCTTCTAAACTCAGCCTCTTCGATCTTTCTAGTTTGAGCATGAGCATCGATGCACACGATTGCAGTTACGCTCGTGACGAGAAAGAGTAATGATGATCTCTTCGACATTTTCAGTCCATTGCCTCCGGGATGAAGAAGTGACTGTTTATCCGACGGTTTCGCCGGGCTCCTTTTCTTTATCGTTATGATACCGTTGAGCAAATGATGTGACAACAATAACCTCGAGTTGCCTATTTCCATCACCTCAAGCTCGCCCTGATGTCTTTGATGTTCAGCATCAAGGTAAGCGGTTCGATCGGTGATTCCCGGAATCCGTAACGCAGATAGAAGTGCTTTGCTTCTTCGTCCTTGGCGTGAGTCAGCATAGCCCGAAGCCCGGCAATGTCCGCGGCTGCAAGAGTTCTCAACATTGCGTCCTTGAGTAATCCCTTCCCGAGCCCTTTTCCTTTTTCGCGGATATCGACCGCAAGTCTTGCGAGCAGGATGATGGGAATCGGATACTGCGGAAGCTTAGCCTTGACCGCGGGCGTCGCCTCAGCATGCGAGACTGACCCGAAAGCGAGCGTATAATAACCGACAGCAAAGCTATTCCGGGTCGCAACGTAGGTCCGCGAGATCTCGTTCTCTTGATTGATCAGAGCGTATTTCTTGAGGAACTGGTTGAGTGCAGGTTTGCCGCAGGCGAATCGGGAACAGTCATGCGACGCGGTCAGCAACTCCGGCGGGCTGAGCGGTTCGCTATTTTTCATCGAAAACGCCCGGCTCCTTT comes from Acidobacteriota bacterium and encodes:
- a CDS encoding acyl-CoA carboxylase subunit beta, whose amino-acid sequence is MSKSENRLRALTDEYLQLEEKLKQGGGPEKVAKIHKQGKLTARERIELLLDKDTYAQEIGLLVAYDEYGGQAPAAAVVTVVGKIRGRECVVVANDATIKAGAWYPETIKKILRAQEIAMRNRVPIIYLVDSAGVNLPYQGGVFPGQYGAARIFYYNSIMRRYLKVPQIAAVMGMCVAGGAYLPALSDVILMVEGTSFMGLGGANLVKGATGQTIDNETLGGAMTHNAMSGVAHYRTKDEDECITKIRDLVAEMPAKDPTRVSIEESREPLAVSDKLYEILPEDHRAPYDMQAVLETFLDEGGIDEFQADFAKEMICGTARIGGILVGVIANSRGMSKGKPGEPPRFGGIVYTESAEKTAYFIENCDRHGTPLLFVQDVSGFMVGADAEHSGIIRAGARFVEAMATARVPKIVLTINHASGAGYYAMAGQGFDPDFIFSLPTGRMGVMEGDSAVQAIFGTQLDKLKAAGETPSAELEAEMQKVRETYDRELDAKHAAARGLVDAIITPEDLRPALLLALQTTLNTSTPHIGAFVLPTI
- a CDS encoding GNAT family N-acetyltransferase, whose translation is MKNSEPLSPPELLTASHDCSRFACGKPALNQFLKKYALINQENEISRTYVATRNSFAVGYYTLAFGSVSHAEATPAVKAKLPQYPIPIILLARLAVDIREKGKGLGKGLLKDAMLRTLAAADIAGLRAMLTHAKDEEAKHFYLRYGFRESPIEPLTLMLNIKDIRASLR